A stretch of the Notamacropus eugenii isolate mMacEug1 chromosome 2, mMacEug1.pri_v2, whole genome shotgun sequence genome encodes the following:
- the LOC140524376 gene encoding uncharacterized protein — translation MPGIEGNCTELVSAKRSGGVASLPSVDVVMHEIEGNCIDMVSAKRSGGVASLPSVDVVMHEIEGNCIDLVSAKRSGGVASLPSVDVVMHEIEGNCIDLVSAKRSGGVAYLPSVDVVVHETEGYCTDLVSAKRSGGVASLPSVDEVVHEIEGNCIDLVSAKRSGGVASLPSVDVVMHETEGYCTDLVSAKRSGGVASLPSVDVVMHETEGYCTDLVSAKRSGGVASLPSVDVVMHETEGYCTDLVSAKRSGGMASLPSVDVVVHETEGNCIHLVSAKRSGGVASLTSVDVVMHETEGYCTDLVSVKRSGGVASLPSVDVVVHETEGYCTDLVSAKRSGGVASLPSVDVVVHETEGNCIHLVSAKRSGSVASLPSVDVVVHETEGYCMDLVSAKRSGGVVSLPSVDVVVHETEGYCTDLVSAKRSGGVVSLPSVDVVVHETEGYCTDLVNAKKSGGVASLPSVDVVMHETEGYCTDLVSAKRSGGVASLTSVDVVMHETEGYCTDLVSAKKSGGVASLPSVDVVVHETEGYCTDLVSAKRSGGVASLPSVDVVVHETEGYCTDLVSAKRSGGVASLPSVDVVVHETEGYCTDLVSAKRSGGVASLTSVDVVMHETEGYCTDLVSAKRSGGVASLTSVDVVVHETEGYCTDLVNAKRSEGAVSSMD, via the coding sequence ATGCCTGGGATAGAAGGAAATTGCACAGAGTTGGTCAGTGCCAAGAGGTCTGGTGGTGTGGCATCTCTGCCTTCTGTTGATGTAGTCATGCATGAGATAGAAGGAAACTGCATCGATATGGTCAGTGCCAAGAGGTCTGGTGGTGTGGCATCTCTGCCTTCTGTTGATGTAGTCATGCATGAGATAGAAGGAAACTGCATCGATTTGGTCAGTGCCAAGAGGTCTGGTGGTGTGGCATCTCTGCCTTCTGTTGATGTAGTCATGCATGAGATAGAAGGAAACTGCATTGATTTGGTCAGTGCCAAGAGGTCTGGTGGTGTGGCATATCTGCCTTCTGTTGATGTGGTCGTGCATGAGACAGAAGGGTATTGCACAGATTTGGTCAGTGCCAAGAGGTCTGGTGGTGTGGCATCTCTGCCTTCTGTTGATGAAGTCGTGCATGAGATAGAAGGAAACTGCATCGATTTGGTCAGTGCCAAGAGGTCAGGTGGTGTGGCCTCTCTGCCTTCTGTTGATGTGGTCATGCATGAGACAGAAGGGTATTGCACAGATTTGGTCAGTGCCAAGAGGTCTGGTGGTGTGGCATCTCTGCCTTCTGTTGATGTAGTCATGCATGAGACTGAAGGGTATTGCACAGATTTGGTCAGTGCCAAGAGGTCTGGTGGTGTGGCATCTCTGCCTTCTGTTGACGTAGTCATGCATGAGACAGAAGGGTATTGCACAGATTTGGTCAGTGCCAAGAGGTCTGGTGGTATGGCATCTCTGCCTTCTGTTGATGTAGTTGTGCATGAGACAGAAGGAAACTGCATCCATTTGGTCAGTGCCAAGAGGTCTGGTGGTGTGGCATCTCTGACTTCTGTTGATGTAGTCATGCATGAGACAGAAGGGTATTGCACAGATTTGGTCAGTGTCAAGAGGTCTGGTGGTGTGGCATCTCTGCCTTCTGTTGATGTGGTCGTGCATGAGACTGAAGGGTATTGCACAGATTTGGTCAGTGCCAAGAGGTCTGGTGGTGTGGCATCTCTGCCTTCTGTTGATGTAGTTGTGCATGAGACAGAAGGAAACTGCATCCATTTGGTTAGTGCCAAGAGGTCTGGTAGTGTGGCCTCTCTGCCTTCTGTTGATGTGGTCGTGCATGAGACTGAAGGGTATTGCATGGATTTGGTCAGTGCCAAGAGGTCTGGTGGTGTGGTATCTCTGCCTTCTGTTGATGTGGTCGTGCATGAGACTGAAGGGTATTGCACGGATTTGGTCAGTGCCAAGAGGTCTGGTGGTGTGGTATCTCTGCCTTCTGTTGATGTGGTCGTGCATGAGACAGAAGGGTATTGCACAGATTTGGTCAATGCAAAAAAGTCTGGTGGTGTGGCATCTCTGCCTTCTGTTGATGTAGTCATGCATGAGACAGAAGGGTATTGCACCGATTTGGTCAGTGCCAAGAGGTCTGGTGGTGTGGCATCTCTGACTTCTGTTGATGTGGTCATGCATGAGACAGAAGGGTATTGCACAGATTTGGTCAGTGCCAAGAAGTCTGGTGGTGTGGCATCTCTGCCTTCTGTTGATGTGGTCGTGCATGAGACAGAAGGGTATTGCACGGATTTGGTCAGTGCCAAGAGGTCTGGTGGTGTGGCATCTCTGCCTTCTGTTGATGTAGTCGTGCATGAGACAGAAGGGTATTGCACGGATTTGGTCAGTGCCAAGAGGTCTGGTGGTGTGGCATCTCTGCCTTCTGTTGATGTGGTCGTGCATGAGACAGAAGGGTATTGCACGGATTTGGTTAGTGCCAAGAGGTCTGGTGGTGTGGCATCTCTGACTTCTGTTGATGTAGTCATGCATGAGACAGAAGGGTATTGCACAGATTTGGTCAGTGCCAAGAGGTCTGGTGGTGTGGCATCTCTGACTTCTGTTGACGTAGTCGTGCATGAGACAGAAGGGTATTGCACGGATTTGGTCAATGCAAAGCGGTCTGAAGGTGCGGTGTCTTCCATGGATTGA